GTATTCCATTTATTGATGATAATGCCTTGAAAGTGTTAAGAGATTATAAATATGTTGATTTAGCTGTTTATATTATAAATAAGTTTTGGCCTGAGGTTGAAACTTCTGTATTAACTAAAGTTTTAAAGAATAGCTATAGAAATTTTTATAATGATAGGATTGTTACTATTAAGGATTTAAG
This is a stretch of genomic DNA from Deferribacterota bacterium. It encodes these proteins:
- a CDS encoding threonine synthase (catalyzes the formation of L-threonine from O-phospho-L-homoserine); amino-acid sequence: MKYFSTRNSDIRLTFEESVYMGLAPDGGLLVPEGIPFIDDNALKVLRDYKYVDLAVYIINKFWPEVETSVLTKVLKNSYRNFYNDRIVTIKDL